One part of the Bradyrhizobium sp. CB1650 genome encodes these proteins:
- a CDS encoding sugar ABC transporter permease has protein sequence MNQGGIDGERRAFIAFALTPSLIVLFAVAVLPAIYLVVTSLTPFQLTAPGSATDFGAPLRNYGLLPGDPRFVNSLAVQAKLSFWGVLFQVLLGMLLALLLNVPSRFVEFARTFFLIPMVLPPIVVAVIWKLIYTPDISPLYYAAQALHFTLPALTSSVDFALTAIIIADTWEWLPFTFLMVLAALQTIPDEYSEAALVDGANRLQIFWYVTLPFITPILVISGMFRLIDSVKAFPLIFLLTSGGPGTVTEVTNYYAYLLAFDTNEIGYSSAVTVVMLLLVAGISLGLVWMGRRREAMA, from the coding sequence TTGAACCAGGGTGGAATTGACGGAGAGCGCCGCGCCTTCATCGCCTTCGCGCTCACGCCGAGCCTGATCGTGCTGTTCGCGGTCGCCGTGCTGCCGGCGATCTATCTCGTCGTGACGAGCCTGACGCCGTTCCAGTTGACGGCGCCGGGCTCGGCCACCGATTTCGGCGCACCGTTGCGCAACTATGGCCTGCTGCCAGGCGATCCCCGCTTCGTCAATTCGCTTGCCGTGCAAGCCAAGTTGTCGTTCTGGGGCGTCCTGTTCCAGGTGTTGCTGGGCATGCTGCTCGCGCTGCTGTTGAACGTACCGTCGCGCTTCGTCGAATTCGCCCGCACCTTCTTCCTGATTCCGATGGTGCTGCCGCCGATCGTGGTGGCGGTGATCTGGAAGCTGATCTACACGCCCGACATCAGCCCGCTCTATTACGCCGCGCAAGCCCTCCACTTCACCCTGCCGGCGCTGACCTCGAGCGTCGATTTCGCGCTGACCGCGATCATCATCGCCGACACCTGGGAGTGGCTGCCCTTCACCTTCCTGATGGTGCTGGCGGCGCTCCAGACCATTCCGGACGAATATTCGGAAGCCGCCCTCGTCGACGGCGCCAACCGCTTGCAGATCTTCTGGTACGTGACGCTGCCGTTCATCACGCCGATCCTGGTGATCTCAGGCATGTTCCGCCTGATCGACAGCGTGAAGGCGTTCCCGCTGATCTTCCTCTTGACCAGCGGCGGTCCCGGCACGGTCACGGAAGTCACAAATTACTATGCGTATCTCCTCGCCTTCGACACCAACGAGATCGGGTATTCCAGCGCGGTGACGGTCGTGATGCTGCTGCTGGTCGCCGGCATCAGCCTTGGCCTGGTCTGGATGGGCCGCCGCCGGGAGGCGATGGCATGA
- a CDS encoding extracellular solute-binding protein: MKNWADQPARAITRRKLLQASATGAALAAFPAPLIAQTKPFAGVTLHGASFQHRFFTLLQKYIPEFEEQTGMKVDLQLSAFPVYNQQANLELSSGGSAYDFVNVTFILAARWVAAGLLANLDEFTGDSNMTPAEWNPKDFVEGAQVPYRDAKGGTYGYSWEGGAMVMGLSRMDLMEKKGLKIPKTFAELQQVCAEINGTDGVNGIVSFQLHHWNLPPYIQGFGGNIFKNPPGDIMPALNKPETIEGIELYARLLKSAPKGVLTYTEDQARQSLLTGRSNIFIHSSAWVTPILLSEESKVKDTSRVVRMPAGPVHDHPASNSQGLGIPKNAKNKKAAWEFIKWALSPDISMRLVKEHGHSSVCRRSIITSDTYRKLNTVNGQDLGALYLEVLELPAKGENYMAYRTVKEFPIVGDVLNKAFEQVATGQLPAKDAMNAAQDQAIAALRRAGTQL; the protein is encoded by the coding sequence ATGAAGAACTGGGCGGACCAACCCGCGCGTGCGATCACCCGCCGCAAATTGCTGCAAGCAAGCGCCACAGGCGCGGCGCTTGCGGCATTTCCGGCGCCGCTGATCGCGCAGACGAAGCCGTTTGCCGGGGTCACGCTGCATGGCGCCTCGTTCCAGCACCGCTTCTTCACGTTGCTGCAGAAATACATTCCCGAGTTCGAAGAGCAGACCGGCATGAAGGTCGATCTCCAGCTCTCGGCCTTCCCGGTCTACAACCAGCAGGCCAATCTCGAACTGTCCTCGGGCGGCTCGGCCTATGATTTCGTCAACGTCACCTTCATCCTCGCAGCACGCTGGGTGGCGGCCGGGCTGCTCGCCAATCTCGATGAGTTCACCGGCGATTCCAACATGACGCCGGCCGAGTGGAATCCGAAGGACTTCGTCGAGGGCGCGCAAGTACCCTATCGCGACGCCAAGGGCGGCACCTACGGCTATTCCTGGGAAGGCGGCGCGATGGTGATGGGGCTGTCGCGAATGGATCTGATGGAGAAGAAAGGGCTGAAGATCCCCAAGACCTTCGCCGAACTGCAGCAGGTCTGCGCCGAGATCAACGGCACCGACGGCGTCAATGGCATCGTCTCGTTCCAGCTCCATCACTGGAACCTGCCGCCCTACATCCAAGGCTTTGGCGGCAACATCTTCAAAAATCCGCCGGGCGACATCATGCCGGCTCTGAACAAGCCCGAGACCATCGAGGGCATCGAGCTCTACGCGAGGCTGCTGAAGAGCGCGCCGAAGGGCGTCCTCACCTACACCGAAGACCAGGCACGACAGTCGCTGCTCACCGGCCGCTCCAACATCTTCATCCATTCCAGTGCCTGGGTGACGCCGATCCTGCTCTCCGAGGAGAGCAAGGTGAAGGACACCTCGCGCGTGGTGCGGATGCCGGCCGGCCCCGTGCACGACCATCCGGCGTCGAACAGCCAGGGACTGGGCATTCCCAAGAACGCCAAGAACAAGAAGGCGGCGTGGGAATTCATCAAATGGGCGCTCTCCCCCGACATCTCGATGCGGCTCGTCAAGGAGCATGGTCATTCCTCGGTCTGCCGGCGCTCGATCATCACCAGCGATACCTATCGCAAGCTGAATACGGTGAACGGCCAAGACCTCGGCGCGCTCTATCTCGAAGTGCTGGAATTGCCGGCCAAGGGCGAGAACTACATGGCGTATCGCACCGTGAAGGAATTCCCGATCGTCGGCGACGTCCTCAACAAGGCGTTCGAGCAGGTGGCGACCGGCCAGCTTCCCGCGAAGGACGCGATGAACGCCGCGCAGGACCAGGCGATCGCAGCACTTCGCAGAGCCGGGACCCAGCTTTGA
- a CDS encoding FAD-dependent monooxygenase has protein sequence MSVSRSADRTQAAGRIAGAAIIGHAVVIVGAGPTGLMLAGELRLAGVDVAIVERRVSQDLIGTRAGGLHARSIEILDQRGIADRFLGEGQAAQVAGFAWNRLDISDLPTRHPYGLALRQNRIERILADWASELGVPIYRGREVTAISQDEAGVDIDVSAGPPLRADYLVGCDGGRSLVRKAAGIDFPGWDPTTSCLIAEAEITEEPEWGLRRDDKGIHSFSRPEDGPVRIMVTERLTGPIGRSEPSLRDLSDALIAVHGTDYGIHTPTSISRFTDMARQAATYRDRRVLLAGDAAHVHSPVGGQGLNTGVQDAVNLGWKLAQVVKGTSPESLLDSYHAERHPVAARVLRNTMAQTVLLRHDDRIDALRDSVSELLRMDEPRRRFGAMMSGLDIRYDLGEGHPLLGRRMPDLDLVTRFGPLRMFSLLHGARAVLLNLGKPGGLDIAPWADRVQLVDADYAGAWELPALGAVASAAAVLVRPDGYVAWVGDRGQRGLVEALTTWFGPPAAV, from the coding sequence ATGAGCGTATCGAGGTCGGCGGATCGGACACAGGCGGCCGGGCGGATCGCGGGAGCGGCGATCATTGGCCATGCGGTGGTGATCGTCGGGGCGGGCCCGACCGGACTGATGCTCGCGGGCGAGCTGCGACTTGCGGGCGTCGACGTTGCCATCGTCGAGCGGCGCGTCAGTCAGGACCTCATCGGCACACGTGCCGGCGGATTGCATGCGCGCAGCATCGAGATTCTCGATCAGCGCGGGATCGCGGACCGGTTCCTTGGCGAGGGGCAGGCGGCGCAGGTCGCGGGGTTCGCCTGGAATCGCCTCGATATCAGCGACCTCCCGACCCGCCATCCCTACGGGCTCGCGTTGCGGCAAAACCGCATCGAGCGCATCTTGGCCGACTGGGCCAGCGAGCTCGGCGTGCCGATCTATCGTGGGCGCGAGGTGACGGCCATCTCGCAGGACGAGGCTGGCGTCGACATCGACGTGTCCGCCGGACCGCCGCTACGGGCGGACTATCTCGTCGGGTGCGACGGCGGACGAAGCCTGGTCCGCAAGGCTGCGGGCATCGACTTCCCCGGTTGGGATCCGACGACAAGCTGCCTGATCGCCGAGGCCGAGATCACGGAAGAGCCGGAATGGGGCCTCCGCCGGGACGACAAGGGCATCCACTCCTTCTCGCGACCGGAGGATGGGCCCGTGCGGATCATGGTGACCGAGCGGCTCACCGGACCGATCGGACGGAGTGAGCCCTCCTTGCGCGATCTCAGCGACGCGCTCATCGCCGTCCACGGCACCGACTACGGGATCCACACTCCGACCTCGATCTCGAGGTTCACCGACATGGCCCGGCAGGCGGCCACCTATCGGGACAGGCGGGTGCTGCTGGCCGGTGACGCCGCCCACGTGCATTCGCCGGTAGGCGGGCAGGGTCTCAACACCGGCGTGCAGGATGCGGTGAATCTCGGATGGAAGCTGGCGCAGGTGGTGAAAGGGACGTCGCCGGAAAGCTTGCTGGACAGCTACCACGCCGAGCGCCATCCGGTCGCCGCGCGCGTCCTGCGCAACACGATGGCGCAGACCGTGCTGCTTCGTCACGACGACCGCATCGACGCCTTGCGCGACTCCGTGTCCGAGCTCCTGCGCATGGACGAGCCGCGCAGACGCTTCGGCGCGATGATGTCGGGCCTCGACATCCGCTATGACCTCGGTGAGGGACATCCACTGCTCGGGCGTCGCATGCCCGATCTCGATCTCGTTACCCGCTTTGGCCCGCTCAGAATGTTCTCCCTGCTGCATGGCGCGCGCGCCGTGCTGCTCAATCTCGGCAAGCCCGGCGGCTTAGACATCGCGCCATGGGCGGACCGGGTTCAACTGGTCGACGCCGACTATGCCGGCGCATGGGAGCTTCCCGCGCTCGGCGCCGTCGCTTCGGCTGCGGCCGTGTTGGTGCGGCCCGACGGATATGTCGCGTGGGTGGGAGACCGAGGCCAGCGCGGACTCGTCGAAGCACTGACCACGTGGTTTGGCCCGCCTGCTGCGGTGTAG
- a CDS encoding enolase C-terminal domain-like protein — MTSTIRIKRFTARPVIVPMNLPLQTSTGAVAKAPLVLIDCETDQGAQGHAYLFSITPAALKPLTAMVAEMSEMLAGDELLPFEVERKLTQRFTLLGLAGLQRLAQSGIDMAAWDALARTRGLPLARLLGGAPKPVRAYNSKGLGIMPAAAAVDEAHKLLAEGFQAAKIRVGRPDAREDLNVVRAVRKAVGDQVTLMCDYNQALAVTEAIRRGEMLDDEGLTWIEEPIRHDDYAGCARIADALRTPIQIGENFDSAFSMQAALSAEACDFVMPDVQRIGGVTGWLRAASLAHAAGIEMSTHLFSEVSAHLLCVTPTAHWLEYVDWADAVLATRLAIKDGFALPNETPGNGIEWDEAAVGKYLVG, encoded by the coding sequence ATGACCTCGACCATCCGCATCAAGCGCTTCACTGCGCGCCCCGTGATCGTGCCGATGAACCTGCCGCTCCAGACCTCGACCGGTGCGGTCGCCAAGGCGCCGCTGGTGCTGATCGACTGCGAGACCGACCAGGGCGCGCAGGGCCACGCCTATCTGTTCTCGATCACGCCGGCGGCCTTGAAGCCACTGACGGCGATGGTCGCGGAGATGTCGGAGATGCTCGCCGGTGACGAGCTCTTGCCGTTCGAGGTCGAGCGCAAGCTGACCCAGCGCTTCACGCTGCTCGGCCTTGCCGGCCTGCAGCGGCTGGCGCAATCCGGCATCGACATGGCGGCGTGGGATGCCCTGGCCCGCACACGCGGCTTGCCATTGGCACGCCTGCTCGGCGGCGCGCCGAAGCCGGTGCGGGCCTACAATTCGAAGGGGCTCGGCATCATGCCGGCCGCGGCCGCCGTGGACGAGGCGCACAAGCTGCTCGCCGAGGGTTTTCAGGCCGCCAAGATCCGTGTCGGTCGGCCAGATGCGCGGGAGGACCTGAACGTGGTGCGCGCGGTGCGCAAGGCGGTCGGCGATCAAGTGACGCTGATGTGCGACTACAATCAGGCCTTAGCGGTCACCGAGGCGATCCGCCGCGGCGAGATGCTCGACGACGAAGGGCTCACCTGGATCGAGGAGCCGATCCGCCACGACGACTATGCCGGCTGCGCCCGCATAGCGGACGCGCTCCGTACGCCGATTCAGATCGGCGAGAATTTTGACAGCGCCTTTTCCATGCAGGCCGCGCTCTCCGCGGAGGCGTGCGACTTCGTCATGCCGGATGTCCAGCGCATCGGCGGCGTCACCGGCTGGCTGCGCGCCGCCTCGCTCGCCCATGCCGCCGGCATCGAGATGTCGACGCATCTGTTCTCCGAAGTCAGCGCGCATCTCTTGTGCGTGACGCCGACCGCGCATTGGCTGGAATATGTCGACTGGGCCGACGCCGTGCTGGCGACACGCCTCGCGATCAAGGACGGCTTTGCGCTGCCGAACGAGACGCCCGGCAACGGCATCGAATGGGACGAAGCGGCGGTGGGGAAGTACCTGGTCGGGTGA
- a CDS encoding FadR/GntR family transcriptional regulator, producing MAKPDNNDSPQSSALVAREVARLILTGVWREGTTLPREIELASRFDVSRASIREALSLLKAKGLIASKQKAGTHVRARIDWNMLDEELLNWTLSELPTREFAKQLLEIRRIVEPEACAICAVRGSDEDFARIERAYRGMDAAGMDRLAYAEPDLQFHRGILIATGNDFLIAFGATVAAALRMSFNMSTQNPGAPRKSLPYHRAVLDAIWARDPDAARQAMHKLMDLTEQNIISALSRQRKKDAEDDNARTRRTR from the coding sequence GTGGCAAAGCCTGATAACAACGACAGCCCGCAGTCGAGCGCCCTGGTCGCCCGCGAGGTGGCAAGGCTGATCCTGACCGGCGTGTGGCGCGAGGGCACGACCTTGCCGCGCGAGATCGAGCTTGCCTCTCGCTTCGACGTCAGCCGCGCGTCGATCCGCGAAGCGCTCTCGCTGCTCAAGGCGAAGGGGCTGATCGCCTCGAAACAGAAGGCCGGCACGCATGTGCGGGCGCGCATCGACTGGAACATGCTCGACGAGGAACTGCTCAATTGGACCTTGTCCGAACTGCCGACACGGGAGTTTGCCAAGCAGCTCTTGGAGATCCGCAGGATCGTCGAGCCCGAGGCCTGCGCGATCTGCGCCGTGCGCGGCTCCGACGAGGACTTCGCCCGGATCGAACGCGCCTATCGCGGCATGGACGCAGCCGGAATGGACCGCCTCGCCTACGCCGAACCGGACCTGCAGTTTCATCGCGGCATTCTCATCGCCACGGGAAACGATTTCCTGATCGCCTTCGGCGCTACCGTCGCCGCGGCGTTGCGCATGTCGTTCAACATGTCGACCCAAAACCCGGGCGCGCCGCGCAAGAGCCTGCCCTATCATCGCGCGGTCCTCGATGCGATCTGGGCCCGCGATCCCGACGCCGCGCGCCAGGCCATGCACAAGCTCATGGATCTCACCGAACAGAACATCATCTCGGCCTTGTCGCGCCAGCGGAAGAAGGACGCCGAGGATGATAACGCCCGCACCAGACGGACGCGTTGA
- a CDS encoding sulfatase-like hydrolase/transferase: MTKPHIVLVMTDQQRFDTIAATGHPHMKTPNLDRLAREGVYFDNCFINAPSCVPSRAALFSGLYPHASGVLRNGQAWQKTWVSKLAEAGYHCVNVGKMHTIPYDAKAGFHERFVVENKDRFFEGRWFADELDKAFAAHKLTKPSRAGYRSLPDYGDRMGAFTWEMPKSLHPDIFVTETAMWWLETRPKPNALFMQIGLPGPHPPYDPLPEYLEHYLGRNDLPVPQPTEAEIDGLPAYLKEKRRHDTKVDHDAVSWKLQPTHEEMRRLRAHYYANVTMIDEQIGRLLQTLEEKNYLDDCVLIFMSDHGDNLGEHGLSQKWSMYEPVTRIPLLFWSPGRFTGGRRIAGKCQLFDLGPTILDLAGAQHPKPCQARSLLSPLKGEDWTGRDFVFSEQAGDVAMTGARLITMVRDDRWKATFIHGAEDGQLFDLDTDPLERRNLWGMPEHAGVVSRLKDAFIDWRQNSLLETMDMNAAVR; this comes from the coding sequence GTGACAAAGCCCCATATCGTCCTGGTCATGACCGATCAGCAGCGCTTCGACACGATCGCGGCGACGGGCCACCCCCATATGAAGACGCCGAATCTCGACCGCCTGGCGCGCGAGGGCGTCTATTTCGACAATTGCTTCATCAATGCGCCGAGCTGCGTTCCCTCGCGCGCGGCGCTGTTTTCCGGTCTCTATCCGCACGCATCCGGCGTGCTGCGCAACGGACAGGCCTGGCAGAAGACCTGGGTGAGCAAGCTGGCGGAGGCTGGCTATCACTGCGTCAACGTCGGCAAGATGCACACGATTCCGTACGACGCGAAGGCGGGATTCCACGAACGCTTCGTGGTCGAGAACAAGGATCGCTTTTTCGAGGGACGCTGGTTCGCCGACGAACTGGACAAGGCCTTCGCCGCGCACAAGCTCACAAAACCATCCCGTGCCGGCTATCGCAGTCTGCCGGATTACGGCGACCGGATGGGAGCATTCACCTGGGAGATGCCGAAGTCGCTGCATCCGGACATTTTTGTCACCGAGACCGCGATGTGGTGGCTGGAGACCCGTCCCAAGCCCAACGCGCTGTTCATGCAGATCGGCCTGCCCGGACCGCATCCGCCCTATGATCCGCTGCCGGAATATCTCGAGCACTATCTTGGTCGCAACGACCTTCCGGTCCCGCAGCCGACAGAGGCCGAGATCGATGGCTTGCCGGCCTATCTGAAAGAGAAGCGGCGTCACGACACCAAGGTCGACCACGACGCCGTGTCATGGAAGCTCCAGCCGACGCATGAGGAGATGCGGCGCCTGCGGGCGCACTATTATGCGAATGTCACCATGATCGACGAGCAGATCGGCCGGTTGCTGCAGACGCTGGAGGAGAAGAATTATCTCGACGACTGTGTCCTCATCTTCATGTCGGACCACGGCGACAATCTCGGCGAACATGGCCTCAGCCAGAAATGGTCGATGTACGAACCCGTCACCCGCATACCGCTGCTGTTCTGGTCGCCAGGACGGTTTACGGGCGGACGGCGGATTGCCGGGAAGTGCCAGCTCTTCGATCTCGGCCCGACGATCCTCGATCTCGCCGGCGCGCAGCATCCAAAGCCGTGCCAGGCCCGCAGCCTGCTTTCCCCGCTCAAGGGCGAAGACTGGACCGGCCGCGATTTCGTCTTCAGCGAGCAGGCCGGCGACGTCGCCATGACCGGCGCAAGGCTGATCACCATGGTGCGCGACGATAGATGGAAGGCCACGTTCATTCACGGCGCGGAGGATGGTCAGCTCTTCGATCTCGATACCGACCCGCTCGAACGGCGCAATCTCTGGGGCATGCCCGAGCACGCTGGTGTGGTGAGCCGTCTCAAGGACGCCTTCATCGACTGGCGCCAGAACAGCTTGCTCGAAACGATGGATATGAACGCGGCAGTGCGCTAG
- a CDS encoding formylglycine-generating enzyme family protein: MLRAGLDRCEWLPDDVKTGEMVFIPGGTFRMGSDHHYPEEAPSHRVSVDGFWIDRTPVTNRQFKKFVNATGHVTEAQIVPDPRDYPGALKEMLYAGSLVFSPLPRITDLRDWSQWWSFMRDANWRHPYGPGSNIKGLDDHPVVHVSHSDAAAYARWAGKDLPTEAEWEFAARGGLDGEEFAWGDALMPGGKHMANIWQGNFPVQNLGEDGFERTSPVMAFPPNSYGLYDMIGNVWEWTSDWWSARHEADAAKPCCIPHNPRGGREETSFDPCQPNIRIPRKVLKGGSHLCAPNYCRRYRPAARHAEPVDTSTSHVGFRCVARLPGRAPDISRVGAA, encoded by the coding sequence ATGCTGCGGGCGGGTCTGGATCGCTGTGAGTGGTTGCCGGATGACGTGAAGACCGGCGAGATGGTCTTCATTCCCGGCGGTACCTTCCGGATGGGCTCCGACCATCATTACCCGGAGGAAGCCCCGAGCCATCGCGTGTCCGTCGACGGTTTCTGGATCGACCGCACGCCGGTGACCAACCGGCAGTTCAAGAAATTCGTCAATGCGACCGGCCACGTCACCGAGGCGCAGATCGTCCCCGATCCCAGGGACTATCCGGGCGCGCTGAAGGAGATGCTCTACGCCGGCTCGCTGGTGTTTTCGCCGCTGCCGCGCATCACCGATCTGCGAGACTGGAGCCAGTGGTGGAGTTTTATGCGCGACGCCAACTGGCGCCATCCCTACGGCCCAGGCAGCAACATCAAGGGGCTGGACGATCATCCCGTCGTCCATGTCTCCCATAGCGACGCGGCCGCTTATGCGCGCTGGGCCGGCAAGGATTTGCCGACGGAAGCGGAGTGGGAGTTCGCCGCGCGCGGCGGCCTCGACGGCGAAGAGTTCGCCTGGGGCGACGCGCTGATGCCCGGCGGCAAGCACATGGCCAATATCTGGCAGGGAAACTTCCCTGTCCAGAATCTCGGCGAGGATGGGTTCGAGCGTACCTCGCCGGTCATGGCCTTTCCGCCGAACAGCTACGGCCTCTACGACATGATCGGCAATGTCTGGGAGTGGACCTCCGACTGGTGGTCGGCGCGGCACGAGGCGGACGCCGCAAAGCCGTGCTGCATCCCGCACAACCCGCGCGGCGGGCGCGAGGAGACGAGCTTTGATCCTTGTCAGCCAAACATACGCATTCCGCGCAAAGTCTTGAAAGGCGGCTCGCATCTCTGTGCGCCGAATTATTGCCGGCGCTATCGCCCCGCCGCGCGTCACGCCGAGCCGGTCGATACCTCGACCAGCCACGTCGGATTCAGGTGCGTGGCGCGGCTGCCGGGCCGGGCGCCGGATATATCCAGAGTTGGCGCGGCGTGA
- a CDS encoding shikimate dehydrogenase, with translation MKLPTGASRVVFIFAHPAGHVGAPRHYTPYFEEQGLDWHMVPMDVAPRDLAGTIRVLARSPSTAGFNLTMPHKPAAFELCDEVGPAARFEGVVNTIRIEANGGLVGESFDGGGFLNAARQAGIFDPDRRCAVIGAGGAGRAICHALAAAGLKRLRILNEAPGPVEALATRLRGQFPDLDVSLEERFDDAGLCVNATSLGLHEADALPMDPMRLPRDCAVFDIIAARRTAFMEACAARGLKVIDGVAMIRHQLPLQTAFWRGDA, from the coding sequence ATGAAACTTCCGACCGGCGCCTCCCGTGTGGTCTTCATCTTCGCCCATCCCGCCGGCCATGTCGGTGCGCCGCGCCACTACACGCCCTATTTCGAAGAGCAGGGGCTCGACTGGCACATGGTGCCGATGGATGTCGCGCCAAGAGATCTGGCCGGGACGATCCGCGTATTGGCGAGATCGCCGAGCACTGCCGGCTTCAACCTGACCATGCCGCACAAGCCGGCCGCCTTCGAGCTCTGCGACGAGGTCGGACCCGCCGCCAGATTCGAGGGCGTCGTCAACACCATCCGTATCGAGGCCAATGGCGGGCTGGTCGGCGAGTCCTTCGACGGCGGCGGCTTTCTGAATGCGGCGCGCCAGGCCGGCATCTTCGATCCCGACCGTCGCTGCGCGGTGATCGGCGCGGGCGGCGCCGGCCGCGCGATCTGCCACGCGCTTGCGGCGGCCGGCCTGAAGCGCCTGCGCATCCTCAACGAGGCGCCCGGCCCGGTCGAGGCGCTGGCGACACGGCTCCGCGGGCAATTTCCCGATCTCGATGTCAGCCTCGAGGAGCGCTTCGACGATGCCGGCCTCTGCGTGAATGCGACCTCGCTCGGTCTGCATGAGGCAGACGCGCTGCCGATGGACCCTATGAGGCTGCCGCGCGATTGCGCGGTGTTCGACATCATCGCCGCACGCCGCACCGCGTTCATGGAAGCCTGTGCCGCACGCGGCCTCAAGGTCATCGACGGCGTCGCCATGATCCGGCATCAGCTTCCGCTGCAAACGGCGTTCTGGCGGGGTGACGCTTAG
- a CDS encoding carbohydrate ABC transporter permease, with the protein MSELSARHATPGRLVAISITLLVLLSPFLWLLQMSFKSNDQILQFPPPLIFTPTLENYISLWHSAFSASFVNSLLSASLSTALALLCGVPAAYALSRWAGSGKHGLSFAILVTRMAPPIAFTIPFFLFYRWIGLLDTITGLVLVYTSFNLPLVIWMMQPFFDTVPISLEEAALVDGARTRTVFTKIVLPMVTPGIAATAILCFLYAWNDFFFALILTRTNARTAPVAVVNFMNYEGWEWGKIAAGGSLVMAPVLIFSLAVRRYLVSGLTAGAVKG; encoded by the coding sequence ATGAGCGAACTTTCCGCACGCCATGCGACGCCGGGGCGGCTGGTCGCGATCAGCATCACGCTGCTCGTCCTGCTCTCGCCGTTCCTGTGGCTGCTGCAGATGAGCTTCAAGTCCAACGACCAGATCCTGCAATTCCCGCCGCCGCTGATCTTCACCCCGACGCTGGAGAATTACATCTCGCTCTGGCACAGCGCGTTCTCGGCCTCCTTCGTCAACAGCCTGCTCAGCGCCTCGCTCTCGACCGCGCTGGCGCTGCTGTGCGGGGTCCCTGCGGCCTACGCGCTGTCGCGCTGGGCCGGAAGCGGCAAGCACGGCCTGAGCTTTGCGATTCTGGTGACGCGAATGGCGCCGCCGATCGCGTTCACGATCCCCTTCTTCCTGTTCTATCGCTGGATCGGCCTGCTCGACACCATCACCGGCCTCGTGCTGGTCTACACCAGCTTCAACCTGCCGCTGGTGATCTGGATGATGCAGCCGTTCTTCGACACGGTGCCGATCTCGCTGGAAGAGGCCGCGCTGGTCGATGGGGCGCGGACGCGCACGGTGTTCACGAAGATCGTGCTGCCGATGGTGACGCCCGGCATCGCCGCGACCGCGATCCTCTGCTTCCTCTATGCCTGGAACGATTTCTTCTTCGCGCTGATCCTGACCCGGACCAATGCGCGCACCGCGCCAGTCGCCGTCGTCAACTTCATGAACTATGAGGGGTGGGAATGGGGCAAGATCGCCGCCGGCGGCTCGCTGGTGATGGCGCCGGTGCTGATCTTCTCGCTCGCAGTGCGCCGTTATCTCGTCTCCGGGCTCACGGCCGGCGCGGTCAAGGGGTGA